A stretch of the Anaeromyxobacter sp. genome encodes the following:
- a CDS encoding sigma 54-interacting transcriptional regulator, producing MPLPIVTHDVHDTIVEEAIQAVLATVELDVVLDRTGRLLERRFGATRVVIHRVDGQPEGRAVTALVSDPRHPPAGVGDGFELAGTAAGQALATRRPVVVDPVDPAHPRFRDEPRLAALGYGSLVAFPLVFEGQALGVLEIAHPPQEGLLDCCFQVAGQVASLVAIALHNSLLVEEVRRLNRLLGHENALLKEELRQVKPQARYLAESAPMREVLEQVRRVAPSDTTVLVRGETGAGKEGLARMLHDLSPRAGAPFVPVNLGAIPEGLIESELFGHEKGAFTGAVRRRTGRFEQADGGTVFLDEVGDAPASVQVRLLRVLQERELTRVGGSEVVKVDVRVVAATNRDLERAVAAGTFREDLYYRLAVFPLRLPPLRERRADLKPLALHFLERHAAAMHRRPPEVPEAFWRALEAHPWPGNVRELENFVQRALILSPGPVLALPGPPGGGAPAQRGAGRDGAPGTFEEEARQVLERALLACGGQVYGPKGAAALLGLKPTTLQGKMKRYGL from the coding sequence ATGCCGCTGCCCATCGTCACCCACGACGTCCACGACACCATCGTCGAAGAGGCCATCCAGGCCGTGCTGGCCACGGTGGAGCTCGACGTGGTGCTCGACCGGACCGGCCGGCTGCTGGAGCGCCGCTTCGGTGCCACCCGGGTGGTCATCCACCGGGTGGACGGCCAGCCGGAGGGGCGGGCCGTCACCGCGCTGGTCTCCGACCCGCGCCACCCGCCGGCCGGGGTGGGCGACGGCTTCGAGCTGGCCGGCACCGCGGCCGGCCAGGCCCTGGCGACGCGCCGGCCGGTGGTGGTGGATCCGGTGGACCCGGCCCACCCCCGCTTCCGCGACGAGCCGCGCCTGGCGGCCCTGGGCTACGGCTCGCTGGTGGCCTTCCCGCTGGTCTTCGAGGGGCAGGCCCTGGGCGTGCTGGAGATCGCGCACCCGCCGCAGGAGGGGCTGCTGGACTGCTGCTTCCAGGTGGCGGGGCAGGTGGCCTCGCTGGTGGCCATCGCCCTGCACAACAGCCTGCTGGTGGAGGAGGTGCGCCGCCTCAACCGGCTGCTGGGGCACGAGAACGCGCTGCTCAAGGAGGAGCTGCGGCAGGTGAAGCCGCAGGCCCGCTACCTGGCCGAGAGCGCGCCCATGCGCGAGGTGCTGGAGCAGGTGCGCCGGGTGGCGCCCTCCGACACCACCGTGCTGGTCCGCGGCGAGACCGGGGCCGGCAAGGAGGGGCTGGCGCGCATGCTGCACGACCTCTCGCCGCGCGCCGGCGCGCCCTTCGTGCCGGTCAACCTCGGCGCCATCCCCGAGGGGCTCATCGAGAGCGAGCTCTTCGGCCACGAGAAGGGGGCCTTCACCGGCGCGGTCAGGCGGCGCACCGGCCGCTTCGAGCAGGCCGACGGCGGCACCGTGTTCCTCGACGAGGTGGGCGACGCGCCGGCCTCGGTGCAGGTGCGGCTGCTGCGCGTGCTGCAGGAGCGCGAGCTCACCCGGGTGGGCGGCAGCGAGGTGGTGAAGGTGGACGTGCGGGTGGTGGCCGCCACCAACCGCGACCTGGAGCGCGCCGTGGCGGCCGGCACCTTCCGCGAGGACCTCTACTACCGCCTGGCGGTCTTCCCCCTCCGGCTGCCGCCGCTGCGCGAGCGGCGCGCCGACCTGAAGCCGCTGGCCCTGCACTTCCTCGAGCGCCACGCCGCCGCCATGCACCGCAGGCCCCCCGAGGTGCCGGAGGCCTTCTGGCGCGCGCTGGAGGCCCACCCCTGGCCCGGCAACGTGCGCGAGCTGGAGAACTTCGTGCAGCGGGCGCTCATCCTCTCGCCCGGGCCGGTGCTGGCGCTGCCGGGGCCGCCCGGCGGCGGGGCGCCGGCGCAGCGCGGGGCCGGCCGGGACGGCGCGCCCGGCACCTTCGAGGAGGAGGCCCGGCAGGTCCTCGAGCGGGCCCTCCTGGCCTGCGGCGGACAGGTCTACGGGCCCAAGGGGGCCGCGGCGCTGCTCGGGCTCAAGCCCACCACGCTGCAGGGGAAGATGAAGCGGTATGGCTTGTAG
- a CDS encoding cupin domain-containing protein, producing the protein MALAGLKVIDPAALPPAAAVRLEQLLDYADGAVLSRALVKAPGGSLTLFAFEAGQELSEHTAPFDAVVQVLDGEVDLTIGGAPVTARGGEAVLMPAHVPHALRARTRFKMLLTMLRGQPAGGAARDPRAA; encoded by the coding sequence ATGGCCCTGGCTGGCTTGAAGGTGATCGACCCCGCGGCCCTGCCGCCCGCGGCCGCGGTGCGGCTGGAGCAGCTCCTCGACTACGCCGACGGCGCGGTGTTGAGCCGGGCCCTGGTGAAGGCCCCGGGCGGCTCGCTGACCCTCTTCGCCTTCGAGGCCGGGCAGGAGCTCTCCGAGCACACCGCCCCCTTCGACGCGGTGGTGCAGGTGCTCGACGGCGAGGTGGACCTCACCATCGGCGGGGCCCCGGTGACCGCCCGCGGCGGCGAGGCGGTCCTCATGCCGGCCCACGTGCCGCACGCGCTCAGGGCCCGCACGCGCTTCAAGATGCTGCTCACCATGCTGCGCGGCCAGCCCGCCGGCGGCGCGGCCCGCGACCCGAGGGCGGCGTGA
- a CDS encoding DUF2249 domain-containing protein, with protein sequence MSGARVVKRLDARPLRARGIHPVEQVLTDLRALLPGEAYELVTPHPPGPIIEQARPLGLSAASEQLGPDECLTTFTRGG encoded by the coding sequence GTGAGCGGCGCGCGCGTGGTGAAGCGCCTCGACGCCCGGCCGCTCCGGGCGCGCGGCATCCACCCGGTGGAGCAGGTGCTCACCGACCTGCGGGCGCTCCTGCCCGGCGAGGCCTATGAGCTCGTCACCCCGCACCCGCCCGGCCCCATCATCGAGCAGGCCCGGCCGCTCGGCCTGTCCGCGGCCTCGGAGCAGCTCGGCCCGGACGAGTGCCTCACCACCTTCACGCGCGGCGGCTGA
- a CDS encoding nitric-oxide reductase large subunit: protein MSHTGRAVLLFVIVGAFTVLLFGGAQISRHKPPIPARVVDASGQVVSGAEAIGLGQRAYLSRGGQSTGSVWGHGSYLAPDWSADALHRVALTAAGLAHGLDPRAATAFGQADLEALAPGERGRVEAEVAAELKRNRYDAATDTLTLSPGQAAALPALRAHYAALFTGGSDAMSIPAGFIADAAEAGHVSDFFFWTAWAAMTNRPGDTVTYTANWPYDPLAGNLALPSALIWSIASVVLLILGTALAIFFYLRLRAKDPEHAAAIPALGVPQPTPSQRATIPFFAVAIVLFGLQIVLGSITGHYAVEGNRIFGVDTGKILPYAASRTWHLQLAVFWIATCWLATGLFIGPAVGGHEPKGQKVLTYVLLGALVVVVVGSLGGTWAGVMGKLSGPDGWLIGHQGYEYIELGRVWQVALIGGLVLWLWLVQRALAPALRAETDKGGLTHLLLYASVSIPLFYSVGLFYTPGTHLSVADYWRWWVVHLWVENFFEVFATVAVAFVLVRINALGARAALRATYFSIVLYLGAGIIGTFHHLYFSGTPLFITSLGATFSALEVVPLSLLGFEVYEHLKLARSGENARPWRWPLWFFAAVAFWNMLGAGVFGFLINPPIVLYYSQGIDTTPIHSHGALFGVYGFLAIALMLFALRSIVRPEAWSDRLLKVAFWGLNLGLFTMMFLSLLPAGIYQLHAAVEKGTWWARSPEVTGSAFIHAATWARVVPDLIFDVGVVALLAFVIRAWVLDASIRRAERAAAAPRAAEAQRAA from the coding sequence ATGAGCCACACCGGTCGCGCCGTCCTGCTCTTCGTCATCGTGGGGGCCTTCACCGTGCTGCTGTTCGGCGGCGCGCAGATCTCCAGGCACAAGCCGCCCATCCCGGCGCGGGTGGTCGACGCCTCCGGCCAGGTGGTCAGCGGGGCCGAGGCCATCGGGCTCGGCCAGCGCGCCTACCTGTCGCGCGGCGGGCAGTCCACCGGCTCGGTCTGGGGCCACGGCAGCTACCTGGCGCCCGACTGGTCGGCCGACGCCCTGCACCGCGTGGCGCTCACCGCCGCCGGCCTGGCGCACGGCCTCGACCCGCGGGCCGCCACGGCCTTCGGCCAGGCCGACCTGGAGGCGCTGGCCCCCGGCGAGCGCGGCCGCGTCGAGGCCGAGGTGGCCGCCGAGCTGAAGCGGAACCGCTACGACGCCGCCACCGACACGCTCACCCTCTCGCCGGGCCAGGCCGCGGCGCTGCCGGCGCTGCGGGCCCACTACGCCGCGCTCTTCACCGGCGGGAGCGACGCCATGTCGATCCCGGCCGGCTTCATCGCCGACGCCGCCGAGGCCGGCCACGTCTCCGACTTCTTCTTCTGGACCGCCTGGGCTGCCATGACCAACCGGCCCGGCGACACCGTCACCTACACCGCCAACTGGCCCTACGACCCGCTGGCCGGCAACCTGGCCCTGCCGTCGGCGCTCATCTGGTCCATCGCCTCGGTGGTCCTGCTCATCCTGGGCACGGCCCTGGCCATCTTCTTCTACCTGCGGCTCAGGGCGAAGGACCCGGAGCACGCGGCGGCCATCCCGGCGCTGGGCGTGCCGCAGCCCACCCCCAGCCAGCGCGCCACCATCCCCTTCTTCGCCGTCGCCATCGTGCTCTTCGGCCTGCAGATCGTGCTCGGCTCCATCACCGGCCACTACGCGGTGGAGGGCAACCGGATCTTCGGCGTGGACACGGGGAAGATCCTGCCCTACGCCGCCTCGCGCACCTGGCACCTGCAGCTGGCGGTCTTCTGGATCGCCACCTGCTGGCTGGCCACCGGCCTGTTCATCGGGCCGGCGGTGGGCGGGCACGAGCCCAAGGGCCAGAAGGTCCTCACCTACGTCCTGCTCGGCGCCCTGGTGGTGGTGGTGGTGGGCTCGCTCGGCGGCACCTGGGCCGGCGTCATGGGCAAGCTCTCCGGCCCCGACGGCTGGCTCATCGGCCACCAGGGCTACGAGTACATCGAGCTGGGGCGCGTCTGGCAGGTGGCCCTCATCGGCGGCCTGGTGCTGTGGCTCTGGCTGGTGCAGCGGGCGCTGGCCCCGGCGCTCCGGGCGGAGACCGACAAGGGCGGCCTGACGCACCTCCTGCTCTACGCCTCGGTCTCCATCCCGCTCTTCTACTCGGTGGGGCTCTTCTACACGCCCGGCACCCACCTCTCGGTGGCCGACTACTGGCGCTGGTGGGTGGTGCACCTGTGGGTGGAGAACTTCTTCGAGGTCTTCGCCACGGTGGCGGTGGCCTTCGTGCTGGTGCGCATCAACGCGCTGGGGGCCCGGGCGGCGCTGCGCGCCACCTACTTCTCCATCGTGCTCTACCTGGGCGCCGGCATCATCGGCACCTTCCACCACCTCTACTTCTCCGGCACGCCGCTCTTCATCACCTCGCTGGGCGCCACCTTCTCGGCGCTGGAGGTGGTGCCGCTCTCGCTGCTGGGCTTCGAGGTCTACGAGCACCTCAAGCTGGCGCGCTCGGGGGAGAACGCCCGGCCCTGGCGCTGGCCGCTCTGGTTCTTCGCGGCGGTGGCCTTCTGGAACATGCTGGGCGCCGGCGTCTTCGGCTTCCTCATCAACCCGCCCATCGTCCTCTACTACTCGCAGGGCATCGACACGACGCCCATCCACAGCCACGGCGCGCTCTTCGGCGTCTACGGCTTCCTGGCCATCGCGCTCATGCTCTTCGCGCTCCGCTCCATCGTGCGGCCGGAGGCCTGGAGCGACCGGCTCCTGAAGGTGGCCTTCTGGGGGCTCAACCTGGGCCTGTTCACCATGATGTTCCTGTCGCTCCTGCCGGCCGGCATCTACCAGCTGCACGCGGCCGTCGAGAAGGGCACCTGGTGGGCCCGCAGCCCCGAGGTGACCGGCAGCGCCTTCATCCACGCCGCCACCTGGGCGCGCGTGGTGCCCGACCTGATCTTCGACGTGGGCGTGGTGGCGCTGCTGGCCTTCGTGATCCGCGCCTGGGTGCTGGACGCGTCCATCCGGCGGGCCGAGCGGGCCGCCGCGGCTCCGCGGGCGGCCGAGGCGCAGCGGGCCGCCTGA
- a CDS encoding PAS domain S-box protein: MDDLPEGLPRRILEGSPDAVLVSDRGGAIRGWNAAATRLFGFPDAEALGASMDLIIPERLRGRHWGGWDHVMSTGVTRYGDGQLLAVPAQHRDGRQLSVEFSIQLLAGADGRIEWVVAIFRDVTERFGRDKALKLRLKELEAKVGGG, encoded by the coding sequence ATGGACGATCTGCCCGAAGGCCTGCCGCGCCGCATCCTCGAGGGCTCCCCCGACGCCGTGCTCGTCTCCGACCGCGGCGGCGCCATCCGCGGCTGGAACGCGGCGGCCACGCGGCTCTTCGGCTTCCCCGACGCCGAGGCGCTGGGCGCCTCGATGGACCTCATCATCCCGGAGCGGCTGCGCGGCCGGCACTGGGGCGGCTGGGACCACGTCATGTCCACCGGCGTGACCCGCTACGGCGACGGGCAGCTCCTGGCGGTGCCGGCCCAGCACCGGGACGGCCGGCAGCTCTCGGTGGAGTTCTCCATCCAGCTCCTGGCCGGCGCCGACGGCCGCATCGAGTGGGTGGTGGCCATCTTCCGCGACGTGACCGAGCGCTTCGGGCGCGACAAGGCGCTCAAGCTGCGCCTGAAGGAGCTGGAGGCCAAGGTCGGCGGGGGGTAG
- a CDS encoding serine/threonine protein phosphatase, translating into MAGRTIVIGDVHGCLRELEALLELVRPGAADDLWFLGDLVDRGPDSAGVVRRVRQLGANLVQGNHDEKHVRYRRHLARRAADPEYRIPMSPSEHFLEIHRSLSDDDIEWLASAPVVARLSDAVVLVHGGLMPGRPLSRPLRPLNLRYLHRRTGRALSLEEANASPAEAIHWSDRWNGPWRVLYGHDAQPEVVARRRSLGIDTGLVYGGKLTAAVLTTLDREARPELVQVKAERAWHEHPRWAGED; encoded by the coding sequence ATGGCCGGCCGGACCATCGTCATCGGTGACGTGCACGGGTGTCTCCGCGAGCTGGAGGCGCTGCTGGAGCTGGTGCGCCCGGGCGCGGCCGACGACCTCTGGTTCCTGGGCGACCTGGTGGACCGCGGGCCGGACAGCGCCGGGGTGGTGCGCCGCGTCCGGCAGCTGGGCGCCAACCTGGTGCAGGGCAACCACGACGAGAAGCACGTGCGCTACCGGCGCCACCTGGCCCGCCGGGCCGCCGACCCCGAGTACCGCATCCCCATGTCGCCGTCCGAGCACTTCCTCGAGATCCACCGCAGCCTCTCCGACGACGACATCGAGTGGCTCGCCAGCGCGCCGGTGGTGGCGCGCCTCTCCGACGCGGTGGTGCTGGTGCACGGGGGGCTCATGCCCGGCCGCCCGCTCTCCCGCCCGCTGCGCCCCCTCAACCTGCGCTACCTGCACCGGCGCACCGGCCGCGCCCTCTCGCTGGAGGAGGCCAACGCCAGCCCCGCCGAGGCCATCCACTGGAGCGACCGCTGGAACGGGCCGTGGCGCGTCCTCTACGGCCACGACGCGCAGCCCGAGGTGGTGGCGCGCCGCCGCTCCCTCGGCATCGACACCGGCCTGGTCTACGGGGGCAAGCTCACCGCGGCGGTGCTGACCACGCTCGACCGGGAGGCCAGGCCGGAGCTGGTGCAGGTGAAGGCCGAGCGGGCCTGGCACGAGCACCCGCGCTGGGCGGGCGAGGACTGA
- a CDS encoding nucleotidyltransferase family protein, with translation MTRAAPAAQARLLCEALRAPDPRPEALRSRAAGIDWPSTFSAVKAVGLAPLVWNAIAAAGLEPSLPGEIQAAFREEARRNVAQTAQTLWEASRLTGALRAGGVECLLLKGAALAALDPAYGALRHLDDLDLLVRPADLERAVALLSAGGARQTALSHGPDGRPLRGEDAVILGHHHPASFRTPAGLLVELHVMASTGPGLRPAVGEALWARAVRVACAGQEVLVPSLVDLVGMAVHHALLHHEGDARFWPRLAADLNMLVRRGADPGEASRLYDAGEAGGPVATTARLLAEAARLDGSGRLLDHLAAALDPQIAHQLTAVQGFRQGRLARVRNLLRVAWRGGLEAVFPSRQFMEARYGRRAAGWRLSGLYVYRLWRALVFVAWGG, from the coding sequence GTGACCCGCGCCGCCCCCGCCGCCCAGGCCCGCCTCCTCTGCGAGGCGCTCCGCGCACCCGACCCACGGCCCGAGGCGCTGCGCTCCCGCGCCGCCGGGATCGACTGGCCTTCCACCTTCTCGGCCGTCAAGGCGGTCGGCCTGGCGCCCCTCGTCTGGAACGCCATCGCCGCCGCTGGGCTCGAGCCCTCCCTGCCCGGGGAGATCCAGGCTGCCTTCCGTGAGGAGGCCCGGCGGAACGTGGCGCAGACGGCCCAGACGCTCTGGGAGGCCTCGCGGCTCACGGGTGCGCTGCGGGCCGGCGGGGTGGAGTGCCTGCTGCTCAAGGGAGCTGCGCTGGCGGCGCTCGACCCTGCCTACGGCGCCCTGCGCCACCTGGATGACCTGGACCTGCTTGTGAGGCCGGCCGACCTCGAGCGGGCCGTGGCGCTGCTCTCCGCCGGCGGCGCACGGCAGACCGCCCTCTCGCACGGCCCGGACGGGCGGCCCCTGCGCGGCGAGGACGCCGTCATCTTGGGCCATCACCACCCCGCCAGCTTCCGCACGCCCGCAGGGCTGCTGGTCGAGCTGCACGTCATGGCCTCCACCGGCCCCGGGCTGCGGCCGGCGGTCGGAGAGGCGCTCTGGGCTCGCGCCGTCCGGGTGGCCTGCGCCGGCCAGGAGGTGCTCGTGCCCTCGCTCGTGGACCTGGTCGGGATGGCGGTCCACCACGCCCTCCTGCACCACGAGGGCGATGCGCGCTTCTGGCCCAGGCTGGCCGCGGACCTGAACATGCTCGTCCGCCGCGGGGCTGACCCGGGCGAGGCGAGCCGGCTCTACGACGCGGGGGAGGCCGGCGGCCCGGTGGCCACCACGGCGAGGCTGCTCGCCGAGGCCGCCCGGTTGGACGGCTCCGGCCGGCTGCTGGATCACCTGGCGGCGGCGCTCGATCCCCAGATCGCGCATCAGCTCACTGCCGTGCAGGGCTTCCGGCAGGGCCGGCTCGCCAGGGTTCGCAACCTGCTCCGGGTGGCGTGGCGAGGCGGCCTCGAGGCGGTCTTCCCATCGCGCCAGTTCATGGAGGCCCGCTACGGCCGCCGCGCCGCGGGCTGGCGCCTCTCCGGGCTCTACGTCTACCGGCTCTGGCGGGCGTTGGTCTTCGTCGCCTGGGGCGGCTGA
- a CDS encoding fibronectin type III domain-containing protein — translation MKLTHLASALAALAFAAGAALADVPGRTPPTGFVPNPGTQTQELSNITPHGGVYNVFDSPFFCASCHGGTIDASVSHYGNWSGSNMANSGRDPFFRANNLVVNSDAYYITEALLGPGQGVNGVGNICWRCHSPNGWYSSRLDETLGGRIDATTVQQSMVASTDMQGISCEFCHRTIGNVTQQRAGLDPADPAWKLLAGATDWPHAGNAYPEGPVAGLPYGDTTFQFTDSRIYQADLAGNTLIFWNDVPSFKAGFITDPAAPLGTYTGQTYGIYPNNYDGPRRATPTGMPKYNSLDQEIVYLPDGRAKTQFEVGISGPPVLDPVTGLPVLDPVSGLEIVDHLEQSLSPRHGTHVGAGAEANGHSADTGNVPYRYVVTAEMCGSCHDLTVPTLNSGMPEQRTYTEWFYSDYGTGRPGNIICQDCHMGETAHEYKDGFTDALTGEGTYKADPAKAGFFPYAKERPLSAVHRFSPANRDLAPILKYLNPDVDMEATGRQTGRDTRTEIGVVSGRDRAWDRHEQYGNQKIRDAATIQITQQPTLVVGQTDIYEVKVLVTNLTGHALPSGYPDGRRAFITLNVRDASNSLVYQSGSYDEATAHLTNGMGAATLTRAHTPLIDATVQNRVMLYEKRTGAPNGDGTFTMGESLLNPVIVFDNRLRPTGWEAPALAAGVRLVDYSGSDTALTPFDVNPDPLQPPGSQGGRYEVGQSTDTVTYRFQSPTVPTQAEARFYYQSHTRDFVEYLKDRNNEETAKDLAGDPLHPARPNTLGGPRPEGTPSILEPNYPNTPNYLGARINLAGQTDLAGQPLQDNWGSLAYAAWNATGRGAPALIDADSTAYAAAPAAPVVTATAVDQYSINLSWPAVPAAEGYRIQARFGTAAVDGPGGIAPSRGPVAVVIGATSFVHDGLKPGKTYGYEVAAFNGKGETLSALVEATTPGTVPATPSQLELVGVSEASVALRWRDTSTDEVSWIVERQELPDPSTGVISGYAVVGTPASVTTPATGGWVTFTDATAKAGRVYSYRVAAVNASGQSLYASPGPREARTNPYAPNGLTRTLATRFSVTLRWNDNSAAESGFVVERSTDNVTFTTIATKSPNARLHVATGLTPGTTYYFRVRALNGAVRSAPSPVLIAATLP, via the coding sequence ATGAAGCTCACCCACCTCGCATCCGCCCTCGCGGCGCTCGCCTTCGCGGCCGGTGCGGCCCTCGCCGACGTCCCGGGCCGGACGCCGCCCACCGGCTTCGTCCCAAACCCGGGCACGCAGACGCAGGAGCTGAGCAACATCACGCCGCACGGGGGCGTCTACAACGTCTTCGACTCACCGTTCTTCTGCGCCAGCTGCCACGGCGGCACCATCGACGCGAGCGTGAGCCACTACGGCAACTGGTCCGGCTCCAACATGGCCAACTCCGGCCGCGACCCGTTCTTCCGGGCCAACAACCTGGTGGTCAACTCCGACGCCTACTACATCACCGAGGCGCTGCTCGGCCCCGGCCAGGGCGTCAACGGCGTGGGCAACATCTGCTGGCGCTGCCACAGCCCCAACGGCTGGTACTCCTCTCGCCTCGACGAGACCCTGGGCGGCCGGATCGACGCCACCACCGTCCAGCAGTCGATGGTGGCCTCGACCGACATGCAGGGAATCTCCTGCGAGTTCTGCCACCGCACCATCGGCAACGTGACCCAGCAGCGGGCCGGCCTCGACCCGGCCGACCCGGCCTGGAAGCTGCTGGCCGGCGCCACCGACTGGCCGCACGCCGGCAACGCGTACCCGGAGGGCCCGGTGGCCGGCCTGCCCTACGGCGACACCACCTTCCAGTTCACCGACAGCCGCATCTACCAGGCCGACCTGGCGGGCAACACCCTCATCTTCTGGAACGACGTCCCGAGCTTCAAGGCGGGCTTCATCACCGATCCGGCGGCGCCGCTCGGCACCTACACCGGCCAGACCTACGGCATCTACCCGAACAACTACGACGGTCCGCGCCGCGCCACCCCCACCGGCATGCCCAAGTACAACTCGCTCGACCAGGAGATCGTCTACCTGCCGGACGGCCGCGCCAAGACGCAGTTCGAGGTCGGCATCTCCGGGCCGCCGGTGCTCGACCCGGTCACCGGGCTGCCGGTGCTCGACCCGGTCAGCGGGCTCGAGATCGTCGATCACCTCGAGCAGTCGCTCTCGCCGCGCCACGGCACCCACGTCGGCGCCGGCGCGGAGGCCAACGGCCATAGCGCCGATACCGGCAACGTGCCCTACCGCTACGTGGTGACCGCCGAGATGTGTGGCAGCTGCCACGACCTCACCGTCCCCACCCTCAACAGCGGCATGCCGGAGCAGCGCACCTACACCGAGTGGTTCTACTCGGACTACGGCACCGGCCGGCCCGGCAACATCATCTGCCAGGACTGCCACATGGGTGAGACCGCCCACGAGTACAAGGACGGCTTCACCGACGCGCTGACGGGCGAGGGGACGTACAAGGCCGACCCTGCCAAGGCCGGCTTCTTCCCGTACGCCAAGGAGCGGCCGCTCTCCGCCGTGCACCGCTTCAGCCCGGCCAACCGCGACCTCGCGCCCATCCTCAAGTACCTCAACCCGGACGTGGACATGGAGGCGACCGGCAGGCAGACGGGCCGCGACACCCGCACCGAGATCGGCGTGGTCTCCGGCCGCGACCGGGCCTGGGACCGCCACGAGCAGTACGGCAACCAGAAGATCCGCGATGCGGCCACCATTCAGATCACGCAGCAGCCGACGCTGGTGGTCGGCCAGACCGACATCTACGAGGTGAAGGTCCTGGTCACCAACCTGACCGGCCACGCGCTCCCCTCCGGCTACCCGGACGGCCGCCGCGCCTTCATCACGCTGAACGTGCGCGACGCGTCGAACAGCCTGGTCTACCAGAGCGGCAGCTACGACGAGGCCACCGCACACCTCACCAACGGCATGGGCGCCGCCACCCTGACCCGCGCCCACACCCCGCTCATCGACGCCACCGTCCAGAACCGCGTCATGCTCTACGAGAAGCGGACGGGCGCGCCCAACGGCGACGGCACCTTCACCATGGGTGAGAGCCTGCTGAACCCGGTCATCGTGTTCGACAACCGGCTCCGGCCGACCGGCTGGGAGGCGCCGGCCCTGGCCGCCGGCGTCCGCCTGGTGGACTACTCCGGCAGCGACACGGCCCTCACCCCGTTCGACGTCAACCCGGACCCGCTGCAGCCGCCCGGCAGCCAGGGGGGGCGCTACGAGGTCGGCCAGAGCACCGACACCGTCACCTACCGGTTCCAGTCGCCCACCGTGCCGACCCAGGCCGAGGCCCGGTTCTATTACCAGAGCCACACCCGGGACTTCGTCGAGTACCTGAAGGACCGGAACAACGAGGAGACCGCCAAGGACCTGGCCGGCGATCCGCTCCACCCGGCGCGCCCGAACACCCTGGGCGGTCCCCGCCCCGAGGGGACGCCCAGCATCCTCGAGCCCAACTATCCGAACACGCCGAACTACCTGGGGGCGCGGATCAACCTGGCCGGCCAGACCGACCTCGCCGGGCAGCCGCTCCAGGACAACTGGGGCAGCCTGGCGTACGCGGCCTGGAACGCCACCGGCCGCGGCGCCCCGGCGCTCATCGACGCCGACAGCACGGCCTACGCGGCGGCGCCGGCCGCCCCAGTGGTGACCGCCACCGCGGTGGACCAGTACTCCATCAACCTCAGTTGGCCGGCGGTCCCGGCCGCCGAGGGGTACCGCATCCAGGCCCGCTTCGGCACCGCCGCCGTGGACGGCCCCGGCGGCATCGCCCCGAGCCGCGGCCCGGTGGCCGTGGTCATCGGCGCCACCTCCTTCGTCCATGACGGCCTCAAGCCGGGCAAGACCTACGGCTACGAGGTGGCGGCCTTCAACGGCAAGGGCGAGACGCTGAGCGCGCTGGTCGAGGCCACCACGCCGGGCACCGTCCCGGCCACCCCGAGCCAGCTCGAGCTGGTGGGCGTGAGCGAGGCCTCGGTGGCGCTGCGGTGGAGGGACACCTCCACCGACGAGGTGAGCTGGATCGTCGAGCGGCAGGAGCTGCCAGACCCCTCCACCGGCGTCATCAGCGGCTATGCCGTGGTCGGCACGCCCGCCTCCGTCACCACGCCTGCCACCGGCGGCTGGGTGACCTTCACCGACGCCACCGCGAAGGCCGGCAGGGTCTACTCGTACCGGGTGGCCGCGGTGAACGCCTCGGGTCAGTCGCTCTACGCCTCCCCGGGTCCCCGTGAGGCGCGCACCAACCCGTACGCGCCCAATGGCCTCACCAGGACGCTGGCGACCAGGTTCTCGGTGACCCTCCGCTGGAACGACAACTCGGCGGCCGAGAGCGGCTTCGTGGTCGAGCGAAGCACCGACAACGTCACGTTCACCACGATCGCCACCAAGTCGCCCAATGCCCGGCTCCACGTCGCGACGGGGCTCACTCCCGGCACGACCTACTACTTCCGGGTGAGGGCGCTCAACGGCGCGGTGCGCTCCGCGCCGAGCCCGGTGCTCATCGCGGCCACGCTGCCGTAA